From one Mytilus galloprovincialis chromosome 13, xbMytGall1.hap1.1, whole genome shotgun sequence genomic stretch:
- the LOC143057747 gene encoding uncharacterized protein LOC143057747 produces the protein MKNQNISCMFLLLCIIPVLGLAMNTDKQCPMNYILRSSWKNKTEQDHYCCRKLEKNCTAGYYVETCSSNFGEDKCMKCKGSTWLADETNSNSVHPCTKYDSCPIESKRVDYLPRSGCRIPCICDTGRNYFGYNGCNCQLFVGKCPIGTRLTLNGSCIDKRDAHQFNNLKPLKDAVVIPFSRQTNDTGHKAKSHPEENEWKIGRWVITVVAVVGLVVIICACKKLDVLGKCRKDEVQDTSLDTNKGNNKPLLSDSADSGISIGVQSYSSELPDVKINVEQAECLYTTKAQDHKSSFECERNVAHIKPFEYELESDSNKANIEMSLPTQAGTPLVQELLYITPDHLLQHEVPLSSSTDQEKMFTPSSTHDIVQQRPLEEENIQYHGNMYSEFVNVQHDFGSTLSNLDSS, from the exons ATGAAG AATCAGAATATATCTTGCATGTTCCTCCTCTTGTGCATAATACCAGTGTTAGGCCTGGCAATGAACACGGATAAACAATGTCCAATGAATTACATTCTGCGGTCATCCTGGAAGAACAAAACTGAACAAGATCATTATTGCTGTAGGAAGTTAGAGAAAAACTGTACAGCAG GATACTACGTGGAAACATGCAGCAGCAATTTTGGTGAAGATAAATGTATGAAGTGTAAAGGCTCTACATGGTTAGCAGATGAGACTAATTCTAACAGTGTTCACCCTTGCACTAAGTACGATTCCTGTCCGATCG AGTCTAAGAGAGTTGACTATTTGCCAAGATCTGGTTGTAGAATTCCATGCATATGTGACACAGGAAGAAACTACTTTGGTTACAATGGCTGTAATTGTCAATTGTTTGTAGGAAAATGTCCAATAGGAACTAGATTGACACTCAATGGTTCATGTATAGATAAAAG GGATGCACACCAATTCAACAATCTTAAACCACTTAAAGACGCAGTTGTGATACCATTTTCAAGACAAACAAACGATACAG GACATAAAGCAAAAAGTCATCCTGAAGAAAATGAATGGAAAATTGGGAG ATGGGTTATAACGGTGGTAGCTGTGGTTGGCTTAGTTGTAATAATCTGTGCATGCAAAAAATTAGATGTGTTGGGAAAATGTAGAAAAG ACGAAGTACAAGATACTTCCTTAGATACaaataaaggaaacaacaaaccCTTGCTGTCGGACTCGGCAGACTCTGGAATATCTATTGGAGTTCAATCTTACTCATCAGAGTTACCAGATGTGAAGATAAATGTTGAGCAGGCAGAATGTCTATATACGACAAAAGCTCAAGATCACAAATCCTCATTTGAATGCGAAAGGAATGTGGCGCATATAAAACCATTTGAATATGAACTTG AATCAGATTCAAACAAGGCTAATATTGAAATGTCATTGCCGACACAAGCCGGTACACCACTCGTTCAAGAACTTTTATATATCACACCCGATCATCTTCTACAACACGAAGTGCCTTTATCATCATCTACAGATCAAGAAAAGATGTTCACACCGTCCTCAACTCATGATATAGTTCAACAAAGACCtttagaagaagaaaatatacaaTATCACGGGAATATGTATTCAGAATTTGTAAATGTTCAACATGACTTTGGTTCTACTCTAAGTAACTTAGATAGCAGTTGA